A portion of the Candidatus Scalindua japonica genome contains these proteins:
- a CDS encoding DUF4258 domain-containing protein produces the protein MIHSLLQDTIQNGRIEWQRHALEKMMERGISRKAVKEVLLNGEIIENYSDDKPYPSALLLGWTNNQPLHVVVSFDAMTGWCFIITAYKPDTEHFESDYKTRRVK, from the coding sequence ATGATACACAGTTTACTACAAGACACTATTCAAAACGGCCGTATTGAGTGGCAAAGACATGCTCTGGAAAAGATGATGGAAAGGGGTATATCAAGAAAAGCAGTTAAAGAAGTTTTACTTAACGGAGAGATTATTGAGAACTATTCTGATGATAAACCATATCCAAGTGCTTTACTCCTGGGATGGACAAATAACCAACCTTTACATGTAGTAGTTTCGTTTGACGCCATGACTGGTTGGTGTTTTATTATTACGGCATATAAACCAGATACAGAACATTTTGAGTCAGATTATAAGACAAGGAGAGTAAAATGA
- a CDS encoding DUF2283 domain-containing protein, which produces MTIEYSKEADAIYVYFKEEFVAKSKEIEDGVVIDFDEKGQLIGIEVLDVSQRFSLSDIVNVNIENLPVEAVSK; this is translated from the coding sequence ATGACGATCGAATATAGTAAAGAAGCAGATGCAATCTATGTTTACTTCAAAGAGGAATTCGTAGCAAAGTCCAAAGAGATTGAAGATGGCGTTGTTATTGACTTTGATGAAAAAGGTCAATTAATAGGAATTGAGGTATTGGATGTAAGCCAGCGATTCAGTCTTTCCGATATTGTTAATGTAAATATAGAAAATCTTCCCGTAGAAGCGGTTAGCAAGTAA
- a CDS encoding REP-associated tyrosine transposase, whose product MARPLRIEYDGALYHVTSRGNARKSIFAGDDDRKIFLDTLAKVNEKYNFLCHAYCLMNNHYHLLIETPDGNLSEGMRQLNGIYTQRYNRRNKKTGHVFQGRYKAILIQKENHLLEVCRYIVLNPVRARAVTSPKEWKWSSYKATAGFEKPYNCLTTGCILEQFGDKKRDAEKEYRGFVRSGIGEKKLWEKVKGQSILGDENFVDRLIGYIKENKDIIEIPRNQRYVDRPNLRELFNDRLLKEKQKRDIRIAEAVYEYGYNQREVADHIGMHYSTISRLLAKKLKYQE is encoded by the coding sequence ATGGCCAGACCATTAAGAATAGAATACGATGGTGCTTTATATCATGTAACATCCAGAGGAAATGCAAGGAAATCAATATTCGCAGGTGATGATGACCGTAAGATATTTCTTGATACATTGGCGAAAGTTAATGAGAAATATAATTTTCTTTGCCATGCATATTGTCTTATGAATAATCATTACCATCTACTTATAGAAACTCCAGATGGTAATCTATCAGAAGGGATGAGACAATTAAACGGTATTTATACACAAAGATATAACAGGCGAAACAAAAAGACTGGTCATGTATTTCAGGGAAGATATAAAGCCATATTAATACAAAAGGAAAACCATCTTCTTGAAGTTTGTCGATATATTGTTTTGAATCCTGTAAGGGCAAGAGCAGTAACGTCACCTAAAGAATGGAAATGGAGTAGTTATAAAGCCACAGCTGGTTTTGAGAAACCGTACAACTGCCTTACAACAGGCTGTATATTAGAACAATTTGGAGATAAAAAGAGGGATGCTGAAAAAGAGTATAGAGGTTTTGTCAGATCTGGAATAGGGGAGAAAAAGTTGTGGGAGAAAGTAAAAGGTCAGAGTATTCTTGGTGATGAAAACTTTGTTGATAGGCTAATTGGATACATTAAAGAGAATAAAGACATAATTGAAATACCAAGGAATCAGAGGTATGTTGACAGGCCTAATCTTAGAGAGTTATTTAATGATAGACTATTAAAAGAAAAACAAAAAAGAGACATTAGGATAGCGGAAGCAGTATATGAATATGGGTATAACCAGAGAGAGGTTGCAGACCATATTGGAATGCATTACTCAACCATAAGTAGGTTGCTAGCAAAGAAGTTAAAATATCAAGAATAA
- a CDS encoding EamA family transporter has protein sequence MIALGPSKAAIIYYTLPLFSGLFAFIFLNEEINIVHFYSVVLIISGIFITNYVSQKPNKAKPQSCILQP, from the coding sequence ATCATAGCACTTGGCCCCTCAAAAGCAGCGATTATTTACTATACATTGCCTCTTTTTAGTGGTCTTTTTGCATTCATCTTCTTAAATGAAGAAATTAATATAGTACATTTTTACAGTGTAGTACTCATTATCTCAGGCATTTTTATTACTAACTATGTATCACAAAAGCCTAACAAGGCAAAACCACAAAGTTGCATATTGCAACCATGA
- a CDS encoding type II toxin-antitoxin system RelE family toxin: protein MKKLQGYSPETWRYRIGKFRLFYVVDREECIIYILTIDFRKDAYR from the coding sequence AGGATATTCCCCGGAAACATGGAGATACCGAATCGGAAAATTCAGGCTTTTCTATGTCGTTGACAGGGAAGAATGTATTATCTACATTCTCACGATTGATTTCCGAAAAGATGCCTACAGATAG
- a CDS encoding DMT family transporter, producing the protein MDTEINKLTNEKRQIIAGYFFSIGATAIWSGNFIIARGLSESIPPISLAFWRWTVAVIVFLPFALKPLIVEWSILKENIPYLSITSLLGITIFNTLIYFAGHTTTAINLSLIAITFPIFVIILSRIFFHELLTINKGLGIILVVTGIVMLITKGNLSKLLNISFAIGDVWMLIATIIFAIYNILLKRKPEKLSILAFQLATFILGLIFLFPFFIWEYITAPPIKFNTMNSLSILCLGVFVSISAFIL; encoded by the coding sequence ATGGATACTGAAATTAATAAATTGACAAACGAAAAACGACAAATAATTGCAGGCTATTTTTTTTCAATTGGAGCAACTGCAATATGGTCAGGCAATTTTATCATTGCACGCGGTCTAAGTGAAAGCATTCCCCCAATCAGTTTGGCCTTTTGGAGATGGACAGTTGCTGTAATCGTATTCTTACCATTTGCTTTAAAACCGCTTATAGTAGAATGGAGTATTCTTAAAGAAAACATCCCTTACCTATCTATTACGTCATTGCTGGGAATTACAATATTCAACACTTTAATATATTTTGCCGGTCATACAACCACTGCTATCAATCTGTCATTAATTGCTATTACATTTCCTATATTCGTTATCATTCTATCCAGAATTTTTTTTCATGAATTGTTAACTATAAATAAGGGATTAGGTATAATACTGGTTGTTACAGGCATTGTCATGCTAATTACCAAAGGAAACCTTTCCAAACTTTTAAACATATCTTTTGCTATAGGCGATGTATGGATGCTTATAGCAACAATAATCTTCGCTATTTACAATATATTATTAAAACGAAAACCTGAGAAGTTAAGTATATTGGCTTTCCAATTAGCCACATTCATTTTAGGGCTCATTTTCCTCTTTCCATTCTTTATTTGGGAATATATAACAGCCCCTCCCATCAAATTTAATACAATGAATTCTTTATCAATTCTTTGTCTTGGTGTTTTCGTCTCGATCTCAGCTTTTATTTTATGA
- a CDS encoding type II toxin-antitoxin system MqsA family antitoxin: MKMNTLPTSCPLCGGGKKVGKTTFTVDLGFGVVVVREVPATVCSQCGADWIDDAISEKLEKIVDDARQKHNLVEVTTLAR; the protein is encoded by the coding sequence ATGAAAATGAATACACTCCCTACTTCATGTCCTCTTTGTGGAGGGGGGAAAAAAGTGGGCAAAACTACTTTTACCGTTGATCTCGGTTTTGGTGTCGTGGTAGTGAGAGAAGTTCCTGCAACGGTATGTTCTCAATGTGGTGCGGATTGGATTGATGATGCTATTTCAGAGAAATTAGAAAAAATTGTTGATGATGCCAGACAGAAACATAATCTGGTTGAAGTTACTACATTAGCCAGGTAA